The segment tgtcaggGGAGGGCCCAGCAGCGGCACCAGAGGAACAGGCAGGGACAGTTCCCAGGAATTCCCCCAGGGAATTTTTTCAGTGTGCAGAGCCCtgaacagagagcagagaggctgtggagtctccctccctggggacaccccagaacAATCCAGCCACAAtcctgtgctctgagcagggaggtggcactggataccccactgtggtccctttcATCACTGATTTTGAGGAGGATTAGGAGGGGAACAGCCTGCTCTCACCATGTACCACTGCTTGGGGAACCAGGGGTCCGTGGGCACCACGCCGCTGCCTCTCTTGGAGCGCCTCTTCAGCGTCTGCTGCTCAAACCACAGGACCTGGGCGGGGAGCAGCGCTGTGGGTGCCAGGCAGTGCCTGCCCACAGCTGTCCCCCGGGTCCCCTGTGCCCCTCTCCCTACCTGGGGGTCCCTGCTGAGCCGCATGTGCCACCCCCAGTGCCTGCTCAGcgctctctgcctgctgccgcGGTGGCTGAAGTGATGGAAGGGCTCTCCCTCCATCACCTGCGGGCACAAAGAGCTGCTGTCAGCTTTTCTGGGATAaacagtgccagccctgcatgGGCTGTGCAGGTCAGAATGGGGAATTTAAGGTGAGCTGTAgttcaggagcagcagaaagtgTCACTTGGAGACAGAATgaagtcctggggagggggtgagTGCCCTTGGGGGTCTCTCGCTCAGCCCTGCGTGCTCGTGGATTATTTGCTCTGAGGGTGGGGGGAACACTGGCACAGGATTCCCAcattccctggaagtgtttgaggccaggttggacagggcttagAGCAGCCTGGTCTAATGGAAGACGTCGCTGCCAACGGCACAGGCGAAGGGGACAAACAATGGCGACACAAGGCGGCTACGAGCAAGAAGGTCGGGCCAGGGGCACACGGGGTGGGCTGGGCCCAACTTCCCCGCCCAGGCCGCACCTGGCCCAGGTAGAGCAGCCCGTGCCGGCGGGCCAGGGCCGGGGCGTCCCTCAGCCCCGCCGCCACCCGCACGGCCCAGCTGCTCAGGTACACGTGGGGCTTGGCGAGGCTCGGAGGGGCGGTGGCGGCCACCACGAGCAGCGCGAACAGCACCGGGAACAGCGagagcgccgggccgggcctgGGTCGGGCCGCCATGAGGCCGCGCCGCCGCTGCACGCGTTGCCATGGCAACGGCGTGGGCCCCGCCCCTCTGTATGGCCTCTCCTGATTGGCCAGCATTGATCATCGCCCCGCCTTCTCATTGGCTACGCCCCCTCGTTAATCCCGCCCCACCTGTTGATTGGCCACGCCCCTTGGTCTAACCACGCCTCTTTCTGCGTTGGCCACGCCCCCAGCGGCCGCACTGCCCGGGGCGCGGGGTCGGTCCGGGGCCGctccggggccgccgccgctgcttCATCACCGTCATCATCGCCACCGCCGCCAtgggctccctgcagcagcgCCTGGAGCGCTTCCTCTACAGCCCCGGCCCGATCGGTGACCTGCTGGGTCAGCTGGAAGCCCGTACCGGCGTCCAACGGCTCTACCTGGCCTCAGGTGCGACCGGTACCGCGGGGTCTCCCCGGTTCTCCGGTTCTGTCCCCTTCTCCCCGGTATCCTGGGGTGCCTTGGTGGCTGCTCGCCAtggctctgggctcagcacgggggcacggggagggcagGCAGGTTTGGGGGTGCACAGCGGGGCCGTGCTGGAGGGGACTGGCGGTACCGGGGGTGACGCCGCTGTCACCGCACTGCCCTCGCCTTCCGCCGGCACGGATCCCGAAATCCCGAAGATCGCGGGGTCCGAGTGTCAGAGGTGTCAGAGAGACCCTCGAGACCCCTGGCACTGGCAGAGTGGGGGTCCCGGTTCTGGGTGAGCCCCCAGACCGTGGTGGGTCAGATGGGGCGCTGGGGATGGCAGCTCGTCCCCGTGTGTCACCGGTGGGACCGTGGGGATCCGGCCTCTAACCGGATCCCTGTTGTTCATTAATGAGGAACCAGCCGGATTCTCCCCAGGGTTCCTCCTCCTGGCACACTGTGCCCCCTCTCTCTGACCCTCGGCCCTGTGCCCTCTCTGCCAACTCCAGCCGGCCTCGGCCACGTGCTCCAATTTGAGATATCATATCAGACCTCCTGCGGGGAGGGCTCGGGGCTTCCCTGTTCGCCGTGTCCCTCCAGGCCTTTGGCCCCCAGGTGTGATTTGctgtcccttcccctgcagcagggctggttcCCACTCTGAGGGGAGCAGTGTCCGTGAAGGAGCTCGGGCTGCTGTGTTTGGATGTGGTGTCACTCAGGCGTCCTCAAACAATCCCGGGGATTTGATCAGTGATGAACTTCTGGGGGTAGAACAAGAGTGGGCGCACCAAAAAGTGATGGTTCTGCTTTCTGGATCCCTGTCCTGGAAAGGAGAAGCTGTTGCTGAACTAAAAATTCCCGATTTCTCCCTCCCATGGCTCTGAAGCAATCCCTAATTTGAGTTTGGATCCATGGGCTGGAGTTTGGAGCAACCCCTGGGCAGCACCACCTCGAATTGCTCCCTCAGCAAAGCCTTTCCCTTGGTTTTTGCTGTTACATAAATTTCTCTGGGGGTTAAAATCCTGCAAAATCCCTTCTAAGGCTCTTGGGGAATgaaacccagcactgcctggaccTGCCTGCCCTCCTCGGAGGGAGGTTTGGGATTGCTCCAAAGCCACGTTGCTCCTGCCCGTCTCCCAGGAAAGACCcggagctgtgggtgccccgGATCGGGGCCGCAGCTCAGCCCAGGAATGCTGCAGCGAGCAGAGCTGGGATAATCCGCCCTCCAAGCCCGAGCAAGGACTTTAATTCACCAGCACAGACAGGTTAATTCCCAGCTTCCTTGCTGCTGATGGAGGAGTTTGTTCCAGCgctggggagaagctgctgggctggacaAAATGCTCTGTCCCGTGTATCCCTGAGGTTCTCCTGccctctgagccctgctgtgagcgaggctgtgctgtgcttttcatcccaaaatctccctgtcccaccttccccactgcccctctctcccagctccGCTGCTCCAGCGAGTGTCCGAGCTCTGGGCAGGCTCCAGGCCACCAAAGCCCGCGGCTCACATTTAATTTAACGATCTAATTGAGTAGCAGGGAAGCGGGATTGGattgcagctcccaggggagcCAAGCCTTCCTTTGCCACGGGCAGCGCCTGCGGGAGGAGCCGCGATCCCGGGCGCCTGATCCGGGAGCAGAGCTCGTCCTTGAGcgggagctctgggaatgccGAGCGGCTCCGGGGGAGGAGAGCGGAGCCTTGACTTTGGACCATGGCTGTGTGTTGTCAGCGTCTCTGGTTCCTTGCCGCCCTGGCCGCGCTCCAGGAGCGAAAGCGCTGCGAGATTGAGGTGCTAAAGTCCCAAAGCAGCCGCTGGAGGGGACGGACGGTGACAGGAGCAGGTCACGGGGACCTCGGGGGACACTCCGCCACGTGCCTCGTTACATCGGCGTCCTGCAATTAATTGGGGGTGGTGGTTAAACGGCTCTGGGATGAGAATCCCGCTCAGGACAGCCTGGTGACAGCAGGCACCAGAGCGTCCCCTGTGCCCCGCAGGCTCCGTGGCTTTCCTGGGGCTGTACCTCATGTTCGGCTATGGCGCTTCCCTGCTCTGCAACATCATCGGCTTCGTCTACCCCGCCTACGTGTCGTAAGTACCTGTCCACACCTGGAGAGCGTTCCCTGCCCTTCGCTGAGGGTCTCCCTGCTCAGTGAAGAGGCAATCGTGGCTGGGTTGCTCTTGAGACCTTCCTGAAAACGCGGGGACCGTGACAGCCCAGAGCACCAGCGGGCAGGTTCCCTTCGGGgtttggagggtttggggggtttggggggtttggggagcccatcccagccctgcagcagccatgtccttccttcccctgtCCTGCCACAGCATCAAAGCCATCGAGAGCAACAGCAAGGAGGATGACACCATGTGGCTCACGTACTGGGTGGTGTACGGCGTCTTCAGCGTCGCCGAGTTCTTCTCCGACCTTTTCCTCTACTGGTTCCCCTTCTACTATGCCGGGAAGGTaagggctgtgccgggctgcTCCCGTCCTGGGGCTGAACAGGGAGGAGCTGAGTGtggggggctctgagcaggagcagggagctgcacccagctcaGATCCCGCGACCTCCAGCAAACCCTAGCCTTGGATGTGGAGCAGCTgagcccctcctgtccccgcaGTGCGTGTTCCTGGTGTGGTGCATGGCCCCAGTGCCCTGGAACGGCTCCCAGGTCATCTACCACAATGTCATCCGGCCCTTCTTCCTTAAGCACCACAGCACCGTGGACAACGTGATGGGTGACATCGGCACCAAGGCCCTGGATGCCGCCTCCACTGTCACCCGAGAAGGTGACTCAGGtcccccatccctccatcctgctCCGTGTCCCGCTTTTCCCAGCGCAGGGGCGTGGGCAGCTCGGTTTAGTTAGCAGTGAGTGATGATTTCTCGGTGCCCCGGGACAGGCACAGTCCCTCTCTaacctctctctcctctctgtgctgcacGGTCCAGTCCTGCGGACTTTGGCCAACAGCAGAGCGCGGCTGGCGGCCGAGGTGGCCCCGCAGCCCAGCCTGCCCGTATGTAACGAGCCGCGGCTCCCGCTGCCCCCCGGCCGTACGGGGACGGGAACGGGGCCGGGCCATGCCAGGCGCCCGCCGGGTCCCGTGCCCACCGTGGCACCGCCCGAGCCGCTCTGCTCCCGCAGGCACCGGCGCGGCTCCCGCACCCCCGGCCCTTTCTCCCGTGGCGTGGGTAGAGCAGGCGCTTCCCTCCCGCTTCTCTGTAGCCAGACCCCGTCCGTGTGTCCGTCCTTGTGTCCGTCCGTGTGTCTATCCTTGTGTccgtccgtgtgtccatccgtGTGTCCGTCTGTGTGTGTccgtccgtgtgtccatccgtGTGTCCGTCCGTGtgtgtctgtccgtgtgtccgtccGTGTTTCCATCCGTGTGTCCGTCCCTGTTGCTCCTCAGCGCTGCTCCCCTCTGGAGGAGGGCGGGGAGGGCAGGGCGGGCTGTCACCCCCGTGCTCAGCGGGACAGGGAGGGAACGGGACGGTGacgcggggccgggccgggcagtgCCCCAGGACACCGGGCAGTGCCTCAGGACACCGGCCGCTGCCCCGGGGACAGCCACTAACGCCACCCGTGTCCCCGCAGGCATCAAACCAGCCCTGAACCTGCAGAAGGCGAAGTAAGAAGAGCATCAAGGCCTCTGGTTCCGGCACTACAGCCCCGGTACCGGGACCAGTACCGGCACCAGCGGCCCCAGTACAGGCACCACGCTCCCAGTACTGGTACAGGCAGCCCCCATTCTGCCACCGGCACAGAAGCCGGTACCGGAACCATGCTCCCGGTACTGGTACCGGCATCCTCCGTTCTGGCACTGAAGTCCCCCGTACAGACGCTGGTACCGGCTCCCAGTGCTACCAGTACCGGCACCATGGCCCTGTTCACGGTACCGGCTCCCAATGCTCCCAGTACTGGCACCATGGCTCTGTTCACGGTACCGGCACCGTGCTCCCAGTACCAGCACCATTGCCCTGTTCATGGTACcggctcccagtgctcccagtaccgGCACCTTGGCCCCGTTCACGGTACCGGGCAGCCCGGGCCGAACCCGTCCGGGATCCCGAGTTTCTCCAGTCCCAGTCTGTTGTTCCCCCAATAAACGCCGGTGCCCCCAAGCGCCGCTCCCGTCCCACCTGTTCCGTGACACCGCGCGGCGCCTTTAAGAGCGGCCGGGAGGGGGGCGGAGCCTTTGGGAAAGGGGCGGGGCTATCTCGATGACGTCACGGGGCGTGGCGGAAGTGCGGCCGGACGGTGGCCGGGACGGGGGTG is part of the Catharus ustulatus isolate bCatUst1 chromosome 29, bCatUst1.pri.v2, whole genome shotgun sequence genome and harbors:
- the REEP6 gene encoding receptor expression-enhancing protein 6 isoform X1, whose product is MGSLQQRLERFLYSPGPIGDLLGQLEARTGVQRLYLASGSVAFLGLYLMFGYGASLLCNIIGFVYPAYVSIKAIESNSKEDDTMWLTYWVVYGVFSVAEFFSDLFLYWFPFYYAGKCVFLVWCMAPVPWNGSQVIYHNVIRPFFLKHHSTVDNVMGDIGTKALDAASTVTREVLRTLANSRARLAAEVAPQPSLPASNQP
- the REEP6 gene encoding receptor expression-enhancing protein 6 isoform X2, whose protein sequence is MGSLQQRLERFLYSPGPIGDLLGQLEARTGVQRLYLASGSVAFLGLYLMFGYGASLLCNIIGFVYPAYVSIKAIESNSKEDDTMWLTYWVVYGVFSVAEFFSDLFLYWFPFYYAGKCVFLVWCMAPVPWNGSQVIYHNVIRPFFLKHHSTVDNVMGDIGTKALDAASTVTREGIKPALNLQKAK